DNA sequence from the Macrobrachium nipponense isolate FS-2020 chromosome 3, ASM1510439v2, whole genome shotgun sequence genome:
TAGTTTGGAAGATGAGGTCATTGCCTtaatggaagaaaagaagaactTAAAAGCTGgacaggaaaaggaaataaatgacctCAAAGTAGAGTTGCTCAACCTCCAATCTCTAAACATGGAAAAGGAGGAAGACCtgaaaacaattttgaaaaagAGCTAACCTGAGGGACaagtatttcatagttttttggaAGATGAGGTCATCGCCTTTAATGGAAGAAAAGAAGACTTAAAAGCTGgacaggaaaaggaaataaatgacctCAAAGTAGGAGTTGCTCAACCTCCAATCTCTAAACTGGAAAAGGAGGAAGACCTgaaaacaatttgaaaaaaagaGCTAACTGAACGTGGACAAATGATTCATAATTTGGAAGATGAGGTCATCGCCTtaatggaagaaaagaagaactTAAAAGCTGgacaggaaaaggaaataaatgacctCAAAGTAGAGTTGCTCAACCTCCAATCTCTAAACATGGAAAAGGAGGAAGACCTGAAACAATTTGAAAAAGAGCTAACTGAACGTGGACAAATGATTCATAATTTGGAAGATGAGGTCATCGCCTtaatggaagaaaagaagaactTAAAAGCTGGacaggaaaggaaataaaagaccTCCAAAGAAGAGTTTTTGCCTAAAACCTCCAATCTCTAAAcatggaaaaggaggaggaggtaaaacaATTTGAAAAAGAATTACTTGAACGTGGACAGATTATTCTTAATTTGGAAGATGAGGTCACTGCCTTGATGGAAGAAGAGAAGAGCCTGAAAAATAAaacggaaaaggaaataaatgacctCAAAGACGAGTTGATCAACCTCCAATCCCTGAAtatggaaaaggaggaggagctgaaaaaatctgaaaaagaagTAGTTGAACGTGGACAAATAATTCAGGGCTTGGAAAATGAGATTGTCTCTTTGAGGGAAGAAGAAAAGTGCCtgaaaactaaaatggaaaatgaaataaatgacctCAGAGAACAGTTGGTCAACCTCCAATCTCTGAACATGGAAAAGGGCAAGGAGATTGGAAAGTTGAATAAAGAGGTAATTAAAACTGGAAAGGCAATTGTGGGTCTGGAAAATGAGATAATCGAGTTGATTGAGGATAATCAGAAGAGGAAAACTAAGATGGAAGAGGAAATAACCGACCTCAAAGAAGAGTTGATTAACCTGCACGATATGAATTTGGAAAAAGACAAGGAGATTGAAAAGTTCAAATACGAAGCTATTGAAATTGGAGAGGCAATTAAAGGTCTGGAAAATGAAGTAATTGAGTTGATGGAAGATAATCAGAAGAGGGAATCtacaatggaaaagaaaataaccgACCTAAAAGAATTGTTGATTAACCTGcagaataataatttgaaaaaggaTGAGGAgattaaaaagttgaaaaatgaagaaattgaaTTGCGAGCAACAATTGAAGGTCTGCAAAATGAGGCCCTCAAGTTGCTGGAGGAAAatcagaagaggaaaacggatATGAAAAAGATAGTAAACAATCTCAATGTGTTGATCACAATGCACGATATCAATATGGAAAGTAACGAAGAAATAAAACTTAGCAGTGCAACCTGAACCAAATGAAAAAGAAGACGCAAGCAAGACGCACCCAGGAAGAACAGACAGCAAATGGACGGCGATTCATAGGCCACTGGTGCTCAAAGGACATGAAGAGGAGCCCAAGTTTGTTGATCGGACAGAGGTTGGGGGGAAGCTGGAAGCTCACTGGCCTGACAGACACACCCAAAGCTAGTGAGAGGAGAGCAGTTGGGGTCTGCTGAACACACAGGCCCTGGAAAGAATAGCAGTTGGGGGCCCGTTAGACACTCACAAGCCACGAAGAGGCGCACATGGCTGGCGAACGGACAATGGTTGGGTGGCCGATGGACGCTAGCTGGCCATGCCTAAGAGAGACGCCTGAGGCTGGCGAACGGACagtggttggggggccgctgtaCGCTCGCTGGCCCTAAGCAGGAGAGGCACCCAAGGCTGGCAAATGGACAGCGGTTGGGGGACAGATGGACACTCACTGGCCGTGCCCTGGAGAGGTGCAT
Encoded proteins:
- the LOC135222399 gene encoding repetitive organellar protein-like, whose product is MEKEEEVKQFEKELLERGQIILNLEDEVTALMEEEKSLKNKTEKEINDLKDELINLQSLNMEKEEELKKSEKEVVERGQIIQGLENEIVSLREEEKCLKTKMENEINDLREQLVNLQSLNMEKGKEIGKLNKEVIKTGKAIVGLENEIIELIEDNQKRKTKMEEEITDLKEELINLHDMNLEKDKEIEKFKYEAIEIGEAIKGLENEVIELMEDNQKRESTMEKKITDLKELLINLQNNNLKKDEEIKKLKNEEIELRATIEGLQNEALKLLEENQKRKTDMKKIVNNLNVLITMHDINMESNEEIKLSSAT